One segment of Triticum aestivum cultivar Chinese Spring chromosome 2A, IWGSC CS RefSeq v2.1, whole genome shotgun sequence DNA contains the following:
- the LOC123189900 gene encoding beta-glucosidase 16 — protein sequence MAAATGMIMLAALAILTPSARGLDRADFPPVFLFGVATSAYQIEGAYLEDGKGLSNWDVFTHTPRRIKDGRNGDIADDHYHRYMEDVEIIHSLGVDSYRFSISWARILPRGQLGGVNSAGIAFYDRLITALLQKGIEPFVTLHHFDMPQELETRYGSWLGAGIREEFGYYADVCFKAFGDRVRFWTTFNEPNLFAKFAYMLGNYPPAHCSPPFGTCNSGNSRREPYVAAHNMLLSHAAAVENYKKNYQATQGGSIGIVIAMKWYEPLTNSTEDILAARRALSFEVDWFLDPIFFGDYPREMCEMLSSNLPKFTSEEKRLLRKNNADFIGLNHYTSIYAKDCISSPCDLETYEGNALVQAVGERDGVTIGKPTAIHGYYDVPEGMELIVKYVNQRYKNTPVYVTENGYSQFSDNSMEDLINDVGRVNYLQGYLTSISSAVRRGANVSGYFVWSLMDNFEWRFGFTVRFGLYHVDFETRERTPKMSGNWYRDFLTGSRPVDQAHTLREDS from the exons ATGGCCGCGGCGACTGGCATGATCATGCTGGCGGCGCTGGCGATCCTCACTCCGTCCGCCCGAGGGCTCGACCGCGCCGATTTCCCGCCGGTGTTCCTCTTCGGCGTCGCGACGTCTGCTTACCAG ATCGAGGGCGCGTACCTGGAGGACGGCAAGGGCCTCAGCAACTGGGATGTGTTCACCCACACAC CTAGAAGAATTAAGGATGGACGGAATGGGGACATAGCGGATGATCACTACCATCGTTACATG GAGGACGTGGAGATTATACATAGTTTGGGGGTCGACTCCTACAGGTTCTCAATCTCATGGGCGAGAATCCTACCAA GAGGTCAGCTTGGAGGCGTTAATTCAGCCGGAATAGCCTTCTATGACCGCCTGATCACGGCACTCCTTCAGAAAG GGATAGAGCCGTTCGTGACACTGCATCACTTTGACATGCCGCAAGAACTGGAGACCCGGTACGGCAGTTGGCTGGGCGCTGGAATCAG GGAGGAGTTCGGCTACTACGCGGACGTGTGCTTCAAGGCGTTCGGCGACCGGGTCAGGTTCTGGACCACCTTCAACGAGCCCAACCTGTTCGCCAAGTTCGCCTACATGCTGGGCAACTACCCTCCCGCGCACTGCTCACCGCCGTTCGGGACCTGCAACAGTGGGAACTCTCGCCGGGAGCCCTACGTCGCGGCTCACAACATGCTGCTGTCGCATGCTGCCGCCGTCGAGAACTACAAGAAGAATTACCAG GCAACGCAAGGCGGATCGATCGGGATTGTGATCGCGATGAAATGGTATGAGCCGCTGACCAACTCCACCGAGGATATCTTGGCAGCAAGACGGGCGTTGTCCTTCGAGGTGGATTG gTTTCTGGATCCGATATTCTTTGGTGACTATCCCAGAGAAATGTGTGAGATGTTATCATCAAACTTACCAAAGTTTACCTCAGAAGAGAAGAGGCTGCTACGGAAGAACAACGCAGATTTTATCGGGCTAAATCATTACACATCGATTTACGCCAAGGATTGCATCTCTTCTCCATGCGACCTTGAGACTTATGAGGGAAATGCGCTGGTGCAAGCTGTAGGTGAAAGAGACGGCGTGACAATTGGAAAACCA ACTGCAATTCATGGTTACTATGATGTTCCGGAAGGTATGGAGCTAATCGTCAAGTATGTCAATCAGAGATACAAGAACACGCCTGTCTATGTTACCGAAAATG GCTACTCGCAGTTTAGTGACAATAGTATGGAGGACTTGATCAATGACGTTGGAAGAGTAAACTACCTCCAGGGCTATCTCACAAGCATCTCTTCAGCAGTCAG GAGAGGAGCAAACGTGAGTGGCTACTTCGTGTGGAGTCTCATGGACAACTTCGAGTGGCGTTTTGGTTTCACCGTGAGGTTTGGGTTGTATCATGTAGATTTTGAAACGCGGGAGAGGACTCCAAAAATGTCAGGGAATTGGTACCGTGACTTCCTCACGGGGTCTAGGCCGGTCGACCAAGCCCACACCCTGAGAGAAGATTCATGA